A segment of the Stegostoma tigrinum isolate sSteTig4 chromosome 44, sSteTig4.hap1, whole genome shotgun sequence genome:
ATCAAAAGAGGAGAGCCAAATTATTTTGTGAAGAATTTGGAAACTAAAATTTAACACTGAGGACCATTGGGTGAGTACCCAGGTTTTAgataatgagatttttttttgaaaagaaccgTTGTTATGGAACAAGATGGACAGCCACACTCCATTGATCCTTCAATCTTCCTGCATTCGAAAACTgagcattttaaatgtttcatgtaAAGTGGAGAGCCAGTTAccatttaaattattatttttttaaataaatgtccaTGATTATAAAATCTTCTAGCGtacaacagaacaaaaaaaatctagttaCACAAGATGAAGAATTTGAGAACAATCCTGCGATAAAGGTGGAGATGGTAGTTCCCCTGCCACCGTGATACAtttatggaaattgaatgctggcTGAATGGATGTAATTATTGGCTTGTTGTTTCTCAGCAGTGCTGGCTTGGAGAGACAGGACTGTTTGCTGTGCTGTAGTTGTCTATGACTagatatgtgtgagtgataatcatTTTGTATAGTTCATGTATCTGTTGCTGGAGTTTAAATGGAACTCCATAGCTGTTAGTCCTTGGATCACATCTTTAGTTATGATGTCTGTATTTTGAACTAATTCTGAGTCAGTCAGTACCTGTACCTGTCAGTCCATCCACGTGGAAACAAAGCAGAGTAATATTACAGGTCCCGttacacttcctcagaacagaggttcAACTTCAGAACGTTCATTTCCATACTCATATGCTGatagacttgctgagattttgcagcaatttctacttttgttgctgatttccagcatctgcagttccttggttTTTCTCATTTGTTAGGCATGTGTGTTTGAAGTTGTCATGATTTGATAAATGTATGCACACATTATAAAAATGTAGAGATTGAGATGAATGAAATGACATGAATGGATCAGTAACTAAACTCATATGCACAGACAAGCTTGCATTAGGTAGttccagtcatggagctgtacggGGGTTGGTAACTTTCTGTGCATCACTCAGAGttgaatttttcaaaattgaTCAAATGTAGTGCAGCTCAGGGCAAGAATGCAATCAGGCccacagttctgttagaattcctGGTGATAATTTAAATATCTGAATGTTTATTAGTGAAATGTTGAATTGATCAGTTTAATGTTTTCAAACCCATCTGATGATGGTTTACAGGAGCTATCTGTTTTTTCCTTCCTGCAGACAAATGCTTGAAGGAACAAGGCAATGTATCATTTCTTCAGTACAAAGCCAATTGTGACCAGCTCGTCCTAacaaacagcaggtatgttcccACTGTCACAGCAGAGAacgtcctttccacagtcacggagCAGATTGAGTCAGACACCGTTAAACTTTAATTTCCAGTCAGACACGTTCAAACCGACAATAAAACAACACGGAGGAATGCCACTTTATGttgcttctctctccattcaAAATACCCAGTTCAAACAGATTTCACCTAACATAACCCATTGACATTTACACCATTTTTGAAGATGGGTAGACTGAATCCTTATCCAAAGTATACCCTCAGAACTTGAAGGAAATCTGCACAGAATTACTCTGATATCAACTCCACATAATGAATCACGCTTCCACGGATAATATTTTTGGCTGCCTGAAACCTAATCCACTTTAAGGAGTAGAAAGTGACTAGTACGCATGGATACCTAACCTCACACATTCGTATTGTAGGGTCAGACGAAAAAAATAGTATTTGACCATATTGATACTTCAGAAACTGCAAGtaaaaggttgattaaaaatgttcaCATAGTCACATAATAGAAACTATCATGCATATATTCATTGATGTACTCGCTTTCACACAGACTGAAACTGGCAGGAATATATTGATGATAACACTCCCAATTTCACAGAGCATAAAGTGACAGTTACAAACTTAGAACTGCAATCACAAATCCACAGAGAGACAGGCACGGATTGCTGACTGTACTCAAATATTCAGAGTAGGTTCTCACAGGTACATCTTGGTAACCGGACGCTCAAATTGACAGAGAAGCAAATGATAGGTGCATATTGCTTTCATGCACATATCCAAATGGATGAACTTGACAGGAACAGATTGATAACAACCttggacatagcaagaactgcagatgctggaatcagccTTCCCAGTTACACACAGCATAAACTGACTGACATGTACAGTTTGATAATTACTCTCATTCACAGAGCGGAATCTGAAACGTCCTTATTGATAACTGTACTCACATGGCCACCAAGCGGAAACTGACAGAGTTTGATCACAGTGACAGCCAAATTGcggaaattgacagatacatgttGATAATTACTTTCACACTTGCCTTGCAGGAAATGTCAGGGTCAGTTCATTAAATACGatgctgttgacttgctcactgagcttgtAAGtttgttcacagacatttcatcaccatacgacataacatcatcagtgcaccgtGAATGAAACGTTGGTATTCTGTccttcttgctatttatgtgCCTCACTTTGCTGGGGTGGTGAGCATCACTTGCAGGTTGGTTTCTTAGTGGTTGGTGTGTGGTGTCCAGCTggacatgtttgttaatggagttctagtttgaattcttgtgcatgtctttgTTTGGGATGTCCTCTGATGGCTACCTTGTCCCAGTCAAACAGGTGTCCCTCTTTATCCATGTGCATTAAGGTGAGTGATAGTTGGCCATGACTTTTGGCAGCGAGTTGATGTCCATGAATCCTGATGGCGGGTTTCCTACCGGTTTGCCTTGGGTAAGGTTTGTGGCAGTatttgcatggtatcttgtaaatcGCATTGTTTCTGCTAATTGTGAATATTGGATCCTTCATTCTCAACAGCGGCTGTCAGTTCGTGGGCTATCATGATTCTTACGGGGTAGTGTAACCTGGTGGTTATTTCACACCCTCAGTGCATAGTCTGGTGACTACTATCACTGgatgtgttgtgtcttcctgttgccATCAGTTGTGTGGCAACTGCGAACAATGCATTTTGGGTAACTGTCATTTCTAAAGACACTATCAGTGTTCTTCCTTGGCTTTATGAAACTCCgggatgctgcagtgtgttgtggctcacttGAAGGGACAGCTAgctcattggattcaaaattggcttgatggtacaaAGCAGAGGGTGACAGTTGAAGATtctttctcagactggaggcctgtgacttgtggtgtgccacagggattggtgctgggacctttgttatttgttattgacataaatgatctggatgtgaatgtgcaaagcatgattagtaagtttacagatgatgcaatGTTAGGCAGTATCGTTCATAGTGGGGAAGGTTAtcgaaaattacagagggatcttaatcagatggggaagtgggctaaggattggaaaatgcaattcaatggagataagtgtgaggtgttgtactttggaaTGTCAAACTACAGTAAGCCTTTTACAGCAAATGGTAACGTCCTGACTAGTGATGTGGTACAGAGGGACCAAGGAGTACAGGTCTGTAGTATGTttaaagcagtgtcacaggtggatagggtgctgaagaaggaattcagcatgctggccttcattgatcGAGGCATTTTGAATagacatggagtattgtgtacagttttggtcaccctgttgtaaaAAAGACCTAGTTCAACTAGAAAGTGTTCAAAGAAAATTTATGCAGGACAAGTGGGCCTGGGTTATcgtgagatgttggccagggtaggactttatttcttggacCGTAGGAGAATGAAGTGTGACCTTattcagatgtataaaatcatgagctcCATAGGTCGGATAAATGCATAtcgtgtttgtttttttttcccccacagatgaggaattgaaaactagagggcataggtttcaggtgagagggcaagaatttaagaaggacctgaggggtgccaacttcacagagagagtggagcacatgtggaatcagctgccagagaaagttgttgaggcaggcacaatagcaacactttaaaaaaaaatgaacatgtacatggatgggaaggatgTAGAGGGATATAATGTGGGCAGTTGGATCCAGCTGAGTGGGAACCACAGTCATCATGAACCAGTTTGGGTGGAAGGGCCTGTGTCCGAACTGTATTActatatgaccataagacataggagcagaaatcaggctatttggcccatgaagtctcctccgccattcaatcatggctgagacGATCCTTAAgccaattctcctgccttcatcccataaccttgatccccttgataatcaaaaacctatctatctcacccttaaatgtacacaataacccggcctccacagccttctgtggcagtgaattccatagattcaccactctccggctgaagaagtttctccttatctctgttctaaaatgtcttccctttacttaaaggctgtgcccttgggtcctagtctctcctaccaatggaaggatcttcccaacatccactctgtccaggcattCAGTAGTCTAAGTTTTGATtatcgtccttctaaactccaaagagtacagttccagaatcctcaaacattgctcatatgttcagcttttcattcctgggaccattctcgtgaacctcctctgaacctgctccaggggcagtacatccttcctgagatatggggcccaaaactgcacatgctacttcaaatgtggcctgactcaAGTCTTCTAAAGCCTCATAAGcacatcctttttttttaaacatcttcaagaccataagtcataggagtggaagtaaggcaattcggcccatcaagcccattccaccatttaaatcaaggctgggcatttcaactccacttccctgcactctccctgtagcccttgattccttgtgagatcaagaatttgtcaatctctgccttgaagtcctggcaaaataaatgccagtattgcagttgccttcctgactactgactcaaactGTGCGTTTACCGTGAGAGATTCCTGGAGttgaactcccaagtctctttgcacgcaagacttctgaattttctgcccATTTAGAAAAGAGTCTATGCTTTTATTCTGGAGGGAggatggtaacttcttcaggtcaggcatccctggaagacgctttgcagtgaagttaaaattgtatcagagataatggtgactgcagatgctggagaatccagacaaacctcaggggatctctacCCCACTGCAACTCTAGATTCCCCTCCACCtacctcctcctctatccatctttgatccacctcccagtctgtccctatttatttcagagccctcttccccctcccacttttctgatgaagggtccaggcccaaaatgtcagcttttgtgctcctgagatgctgtttggcctgctgtgttcataagctccacattttttttaaaatctcggatgctgcagcatctgcagttatcatTATCTCTCATGCTTTTATTCTCCTTAGCCAAGTGCATGACctgacactttcccacattgtactccctctactacttctttgcccactctcctaacctgtccaattcATACTGCAGCCTCAGcgcctcaatactacctgtcacTCTACCTATTGTTGTATCTTCTGCAAACGTAGTCAGAATGCaaacagttccttcatccagatcattaatgtataaagcatgccttttatccccactctctgctttctgccaggcagccaatcttctatccatgctagcaccatgggcccttatgttactcaacagcctcctgtgcggcagcTTGCCAAGGGGCTTTTCgaagcccaggtagataacatccattggctctccttggtctaccctgcttgttacttccttaaAGGATTTAAgcagatttgccaggcatgacttccccttgatgaaaccgtgcctggagtgttggaggctgtgtTTATAAAATTTAGTGGTGTGGAAAGGGTGCAtaatcaagatcttttccccaggatagaagAATGCAAAATGAGAGGGGATGGGTTTAAGTGACTGGGAAAGTCTTAAAATGAACCAAAGGTGTGCAATATTTGCACACAGAGTGCTGTGTGAATGGGTTGAATGCCAAAAGAAGTGTTGGAGACTCTTACAACTACAAcgttttaaaggcatctggatgagtatatgaataggaagtgtttcgtgggatatggaccaaatgctagtaaatggaactagattaatctCCGATATCTGCTCTCCATGGACGAGGTGGACCCTGTACATCTCTCGGACTGTATGACGGGGACTGATTTATGAGAGAATAATCATCATTCATACTGCCTAAACAGACAGGGACAGATCGAGAACTGCACTCCCATTCCCACAATGCAGAGACTGACAGATATTCGGCAAAGTGTCCCTCAATAAACCCGAATGTCTGAACAATACAATCCTGCCCACAGCCTAATAAGGAAATCTCAGCTAGTGATGAAACAAGGTAACATTTCACTCACAAAAGATTACCATGAGCAGAATAAAACACCCTGTCACAATTAAAATCTCGGAGGTAGTGTTCAAAATGTTAGTGGATGACAGGAACAAGTTCAACTGCAAGGGAGCAAGGAATTTGATCCGTGTACAAAATTTCGGTTTGTGTTTCACATTTCGTTGCAGATCCGAACAGATCCACTTTGTGTTTCACACTAACCAATCACAGAAAGGCTAATCACATGGTCTGACATTCTTGTAAACTACCCAATCAGGAACAAGACATTCCCCCAtccctcattagcattgctgaCGCGGTCAGGCTATAAAATGCGAGCTCCGAGCCTCCTTCCGTTTATTGTGTCTGAAAGTGACCGTCACGATGCCGGATGAGAAGAAAGCGCAGGCAACTTCGAAGAAGGGCGCcaagaaaatcatcaagaaggcGCCGCGGAAAGGCGGCAAGACAAAGAAACGatccaggaaagaaagttacGCCATCTACATCTAtaaagtgatgaagcaggttcaccccgacaccggcatctcctccaaggcgatgagcatcatgaactcgttcgtcaaggatattttcgagcgtatcgcgggggaggcttcccgcctggcccattacaacaagcgcagcaccatcagctcccgggagatccagaccgcggtgcggctgctgctgcccggggagctggccaagcacgccgtgtcggagggtacaaaggcggtgaccaagtacaccagctccaagtgagacCCCACATTGTGCTGAGAAAAACACATCCAAAAcccaacggctcttttcagagccacccacaatttcaatgaagcagttgaaccaTTTTTCGTTTGTAAATGATTCTCGGTATCTATAATTAATGTCTCTAATCTTTATCTTTGTTTACACAAACGTTCTAAACATtaccgtgctgtccctgtccctctgtcgGTTACTTTCGGTTGCCTTCCTACCCagtctctcctccctccctgtaCAGAAAGCACATTCATCGtcactgtcatttttttttaacaactcctatgtgttccagttattatttaccCCTTGATCAGGAATTTCACCCCCTGGAAAGAAAACTAACTGCTCGAGTCCCACGAACAGATGTTGGGGGATACTTGTCATTGAGGATTTCAGCTGTCGGTGAGAGGCTGTCAAAATGAGCTGAGCTAAAGCCAGAGCCAGGATTGCAGTCGCAAGTGTGAAACTGTGTTCAAGGACAATATGGGAGGGCAACTTCAAACTATTGTTTCAAGTTTTAACCCGTTCACCCCGAAAAACGTTGTGTAAGTTTTTATAAATACATCAGCGTGCACTTGTAATGTGAAATTGaattaaattcaaagaaaaattaaactgttTATTCCTCTTTGTGAAACTTTCCCCCCTCTATCCTACATGTTGGAGGGTTTTTCAAATTTGTCCCAATGGGGGTATGAACGCTGGATTTCACCCGTGGCAATGAAAAATTATGATCTCTTATTTGAGTCCCATTAAGAGAAATTCCGCGCGATTCctttttcaatttccaaatctgTCAGGGAATTTATccgatttttttttcagtttgcagtgtgtggggctttctgctgtcggtgagaggctttcaaaatgaacCGAGACCGTCCGGAAAGACTGATCCAGCACAATAAGTGAGGGCTATTTTACAATGTTTTCTGAAAACGGTGTTGCTTCGGGAGTGACAGAGATTATGTGAAGTGAACATTTTTaactgaaaggaaattaaatcgTAAGCATTAACGCAAAAATCCTTGTGAAACCTCTTCCTCGTATTGCCCATATTGGCGGGCTTTTCAAATCGGACAGAAAacggttgatgatttggcgccggtATTTTCCCACGGTTTCCACgcagaggaattttgttttattttcaaatctccccgCGGGTTCTATCCGGTTTTGCAGAAAGCTGTAAATGAGGCTTTCTGCTGTCGGCGGGAAAATTTCCAAGTGAACCGAGAGGAAAGCAGAACAGCTGCCGGACTGGCATCGCAAAAGTGGAAATATTGTTGATCTTGTGCAATAGGGAGAGCgattgtaaaatattgtttaaagcAGTATTGAGTTCAACGAGAAAGAAACAGTTGTGTGATACTTTGATTATTATATCCGGGTGTAGATGTGAATTAAATTCAATCTGTGCAGAGAATAACTTTCGGCGGGCTTTTCATTCCGCCTTCCTCTTCATGTTAAGTTTTTTCGCGGGGTGGGGGGAATTCAAGATCAAAAATAGTTGGTTTCAACTAGGCCGGGAAATCAGAGAGATGGTGTGACGTATATAGGTGTATTCTAAAAGTAAATTATCTGAAGTAAGAACGCATTCTTCTTTGTAAAACTTCTACCCATTTCGAAATTATTGGCGGGCTTCTCCAGTTTTAAAGAaagcggttgatgatttggcgccgggaTTTTCCGGCCTCCTCCCCGGGCCCTCTCCGgattggtgagggaagcagatatcTGATTGGGCATTAAAACGACATTAGGAGATACTGAACaatgtgaccaatcagcaatggccgcacccccattcctcccGAAGGTATAAGAGTGCGGGATGTGGCCGCATTGCAGCATTCTCTGTGAAAGTGTTTGTGAGATTGTGGCGATGTCTGGGAGAGGAAAGGGCAGTGGCGGCAAAGCTCGGTCGAAGGCGAAGTCCCGGTCGTCCCGGGCTGGGCTGCAGTTCCCGGTGGGCCGTGTTCacaggctcctgagaaagggtaactatgctgagcgtgtgggtgccggagcgccggtctatctggctgcggtgctcgagtacctgacggctgaaatcctcgagctggccggtaacgcggcccgggacaacaagaagacccgcatcatccccaggcacctccagctggccgtgcgcaacgacgaggagctcaacaagctgctgggaggggtgaccatcgctcagggcggggtgctgcctaatatccaggccgtgctgctgcccaagaaaaccgcCGCTGGGAGCGCCACTAAAAAGTGAAGACACTTATTGAATCTgacaacccaaaggctcttttcagagccacccacaacATCAGTGAAAAGCAGCTAGACTTTCACTGCTGGCTAACTAATTTTCATTTTATGTGCAAACCCGGTCCTCTGAACGCGCAAAAATAATCCCTTTTGCTTTCGCTTTAACAGTGATAAAACTAGAACGGGACGAATAAAGTTGGAGGGTTTGCTGCAGGGACTGCGACTGCGACTTTAAATAGTGACTCAAAGCGGTATCCCCATCCAGGGAACATGAGACATGGAATAGCTCGGCCCCAGAAAGATGCCATGCGAGACAGAACCGACCATCCCCAGAGGATCGAATACACTTGTGGGAGATTGGGCAAAATTTCGATTGCATGGCCAAAACTACAAAAATCATTTGTATAATGTGGCGGGTTTTGAAATTGGCGATTGTTTCCCACCCTCCTTTTCCGGCAAGTTCAGTTACAGCTGGGAAAACGCCACGGGAAGCAATTCCCACACAGGCGGTTCAATTGGAAATGTATCAATTATAAAGGGTGGAATGCAGTACTTGAATTTGTTGTGATTACTGAAAATTTATAAACCTGATTGTCCCGAGTTGCCTCGTCTTCAATATCAATTCGTGCAGCCCAGACCCATTCATTTTCTGTAACTCGTGTTGCATTGAGACATCAATAGCATGCTGTGCGATGACATTAACTAAAGTCCAGTGCCTGACGATTGCTGCTCTCTCGGGACAGTttagtggctctgaaaagagccgttgtGTTTCTCGGGGTGAATGTACAGGGCCGGGCACGCTCCGTTTAGGCGCGCTCCCCGCGGATCCGCCGGGCCAGCTGGATGTCTTTGGGCATGATGGTGACCCGCTTGGCGTGGATGGCACACAGGTTGGTGTCCTCAAACAGACCCACCAGGTAAGCCTCACTGGCCTCTTGCAGGGCCATCACGGCCGAGCTCTGGAAGCGCAGGTCGGTCTTGAAGTCCTGAGCGATCTCCCGCACCAGGCGCTGGAACGGCAGTTTGCGGATCAGCAGCTCGGTGGATTTCTGGTAGCGGCGGATCTCCCGCAGAGCCACCGTACCGGGCCTGTAGCGATGAGGCTTTTTCACTCCGCCCGTGGCCGGAGCGCTCTTGCGGGCCGCTTTGGTCGCCAGCTGCTTGCGGGGAGCTTTCCCTCCGGTGGATTTGCGCGCTGTTTGCTTGGTTCTGGCCATtctctacaacacacacacacaagctgctACTCTCAATGCTGAGTCTGCTGCGGCGCTGCCTATTTAAGGGAATGGAGAGCCCGCCCTAGAGCTGGGATTGGATACAGTCCCGTCCCTCAAATCCCCGAGAAATGGCCACTGAAGGACAGAAAAGGCAGTAAAATAATTATTGGAGGCTGATTGGTTAACTTCAAATGACAGTTGGTCAATTTCAAATCGCCCGCCGATTTCAGCCTGACCTTACAAAATATTAACAAGTCCCATGCGCCTGCGCCTAAGATTATATCTTATGCTTTACAAAATTTTCTTGTGAACCTAACTTGCAGTCAGCGCGGAGAGGGCTCTGAATCATTTCCTGACGCACCTCTAACAGGCAGGTGGAATGAACACGCCACTAAAACCTCGGCACGGCTACCAGAATCAAAACTGAACAAATTATCATTCCTGGGAGCGTCAATGAAGTACAAACACTGTAATATGTATCATTTGCGCCTGGGCCCAAAATTACGGACAGAGCAAATTATTATTCCTGGTATGGACAGCAGGTGTTATTACTGATATTCTGGTATTCACATGGAAGAGAATCAAAGAtttagggttgagaaacagatcagccatggtcgcaTTACGGAGCCGGCCGCTCCTTCTGTATGTGACATAACCAGCTGCAGAACCGTATCGTCTCGACTGGCCGTGAAACCTCTATCTGTAGTGTAGGGATATCTTGATTATAAAACACGTTACTGCAGACAGTATAATTTAAcaatcgcgctctctctcttgcaacGCGGGACACGAAGTTAATATATTTCCTGAAGGATTGATGCAAAATTAAAAGTCGTTGCACCCGCCCTATGTGCTGGTTCCCCATCCTCAGGTCTCCGCTCTCAATCGGAGTgtttgggtggctctgaaaagagcctttgggttcgctggaaaagggacgatttgctcagccgccgaatccatacagagtgcggccctggcgtttcagagcgtacaccacatccatggcAGTCACCGTCTTGCGCTTGGCGTGCTCAGTGTAGGTCACCGCATCCCTGATCACATTCTCCAGGAAAACCTTCAGCACCCCGCGGGTCTCCTCGTAGATCAAGCCCGAGATGCGCTTGACCCCGCCACGGCGAGCCAGGCGCCGGATGGCTGGTTTCGTGATGCCCTGTATGTTATCACGGAGCACTTTGCGGTGCCTCTTCGCTCCGCCTTTTCCCAGGCCTTTgcctcctttccctctcccagaCATCACGCGTCTTCACTCCAATCGCTGCCGAGTGAGAGCCGAGCTGCCTCACCTTCCATTTTTATACAGCCCGCCCCGACCTGACTGAGAAAGAGCTGACAGGGAGTGAGAGGCGGCCCGGGCCGGAAactgagtgacagacagagaaatGTTCAGCTCCGCCTCCAGCTTACTGCCGCCCCCAACTGGATCTGGAACTAAACCTTTTCTCCACAAGGGCAGTGAACACAAGGCCCGGCAGAAAACCTGCAGACTCAAACTTatgttcaaagataataaaacctggatattttaaaggcaagatgacaaagtgtgaagctggatgaacacagcaggccaagcagcatctcaggagcacaaaagctgatatcactgatacaattttaaaagcagttgTGAAACAATTAAAAGCCCATGTCCTGGCCTT
Coding sequences within it:
- the LOC132206944 gene encoding histone H2B type 1-O-like; the protein is MPDEKKAQATSKKGAKKIIKKAPRKGGKTKKRSRKESYAIYIYKVMKQVHPDTGISSKAMSIMNSFVKDIFERIAGEASRLAHYNKRSTISSREIQTAVRLLLPGELAKHAVSEGTKAVTKYTSSK
- the LOC132207086 gene encoding late histone H2A.2.2, encoding MSGRGKGSGGKARSKAKSRSSRAGLQFPVGRVHRLLRKGNYAERVGAGAPVYLAAVLEYLTAEILELAGNAARDNKKTRIIPRHLQLAVRNDEELNKLLGGVTIAQGGVLPNIQAVLLPKKTAAGSATKK